The Amaranthus tricolor cultivar Red isolate AtriRed21 chromosome 6, ASM2621246v1, whole genome shotgun sequence genome has a segment encoding these proteins:
- the LOC130815585 gene encoding glycine-rich cell wall structural protein-like, whose amino-acid sequence MARNIISAVFWLVVIVLAVSLCVEARDITKKEGVQGNVKKPETFWGGGVSGGVVGWKKGWGFGKSFGIGKGIGYGVGYVHPGVKKPDCYGKGGGSEGGGGSGGGSGGGVGGGVGGGVGGGVGGGVGGGVGGGHGKGGYYGGGVGGGVGGGVGGGVGGGVGGGHGKGGGVGAGVGGGVGGGVGGGVGGGHGKGGYYGGGGGGGHGSYHSGSHKHHGGNKHHYGSVGGSAGGGIGKGIGGGVGGVVGGGIGGGVGGGVGGAIGGGIVGGVGGGIGKGIGGGIGKGIGGGVGGGVGGGIGKGIGGGVGGGSGGAYGGHIGSGGGVGSGIGGGIGKGIGGGIVGGVGGGIWKGVGGGIGGGIGKGIGGGIWKGVGGGIGSGSGIGGGIWKGIGGGIGGGSGIGGGIWKGVGGGIGGGIGKGIGVGGGIWKGVGGGISGGIWKGIGGGIGGGIIGKKSEEASHITKNSPTKH is encoded by the coding sequence ATGGCTAGGAATATAATTAGTGCAGTGTTTTGGCTAGTTGTCATTGTACTGGCAGTTTCTTTATGTGTTGAGGCTAGGGATATAACTAAAAAGGAAGGAGTACAAGGAAATGTGAAAAAACCCGAGACTTTTTGGGGTGGTGGAGTAAGTGGTGGTGTTGTTGGATGGAAAAAGGGGTGGGGTTTTGGAAAATCTTTTGGTATTGGGAAAGGAATTGGATATGGGGTTGGGTATGTCCACCCTGGTGTGAAAAAACCGGATTGTTATGGAAAAGGAGGTGGTTCCGAGGGAGGAGGAGGTAGTGGTGGTGGTTCTGGTGGTGGAGTTGGAGGTGGTGTAGGGGGTGGTGTTGGTGGCGGAGTCGGTGGGGGTGTTGGTGGTGGTGTTGGAGGTGGACATGGAAAAGGAGGGTACTATGGAGGTGGTGTAGGAGGGGGTGTTGGCGGTGGTGTAGGAGGGGGTGTTGGCGGTGGTGTTGGAGGTGGACATGGAAAAGGAGGTGGTGTAGGAGCGGGTGTTGGCGGTGGTGTAGGAGGGGGTGTTGGTGGTGGTGTTGGAGGTGGACATGGAAAAGGAGGGTACTATGGAGGTGGTGGTGGAGGAGGACATGGAAGCTATCACAGTGGAAGTCACAAGCACCATGGTGGGAACAAACATCATTATGGAAGCGTAGGAGGAAGTGCAGGTGGAGGAATTGGTAAAGGAATTGGAGGAGGTGTTGGAGGAGTAGTTGGTGGAGGAATCGGGGGTGGTGTTGGAGGAGGCGTAGGTGGGGCCATTGGTGGTGGTATCGTCGGAGGAGTTGGTGGAGGAATTGGAAAAGGCATTGGAGGAGGTATTGGAAAAGGAATTGGAGGTGGTGTCGGTGGAGGAGTTGGGGGAGGCATTGGAAAAGGAATTGGAGGAGGAGTGGGTGGAGGAAGTGGTGGTGCTTATGGGGGACACATTGGTAGTGGTGGTGGTGTAGGAAGTGGAATAGGAGGAGGCATTGGAAAAGGAATTGGTGGGGGAATTGTTGGTGGAGTTGGTGGGGGTATTTGGAAGGGAGTTGGTGGCGGAATTGGAGGTGGCATCGGCAAAGGAATTGGAGGTGGTATTTGGAAGGGTGTTGGTGGCGGTATTGGAAGTGGTAGTGGAATAGGTGGAGGTATTTGGAAAGGTATTGGTGGAGGCATTGGAGGCGGTAGTGGAATAGGCGGAGGTATTTGGAAAGGAGTCGGTGGAGGCATCGGAGGTGGCATAGGTAAAGGCATTGGAGTTGGCGGAGGAATTTGGAAAGGTGTTGGTGGTGGAATTAGCGGTGGAATATGGAAGGGCATTGGTGGAGGTATTGGAGGAGGCATTATTGGTAAAAAATCTGAAGAAGCAAGTCACATTACCAAAAACTCACCAACAAAACACTAA
- the LOC130814597 gene encoding trihelix transcription factor ENAP2-like: MDRRSNYSYPRRSKPQKFYVEDDDDDENDVVLAGIPDSDTDEEENNDDDDEDFSTHQSRRTPTRHRRKQRKLSSYNHQFTPNSSNNSDWSEQATSVLLEIWGERFLQLGRSSLRSDDWNDVAERVSDVTRSKRSVLDCQNRLNVLKLKYKKEKAKVSGIGGGNSKWVHFKKMDVFLTMLPRQLQQQEQFGLACGVDSGEFVFMNPRFYLDHSNACDEMRDSPGNSEFELGEGDEGEDEEDDEEVNEEEANESYRMLSESIKRVGDIYEKIEDSKKVHMMELERMRLEFQKELEEQKKEMMDRTKTEIAKSKEKGDEGSDCSVENMSE, from the coding sequence ATGGATCGCCGATCAAACTACTCATACCCTCGCCGATCGAAACCACAAAAGTTCTACGTTGAAGACGATGACGACGATGAAAATGACGTTGTTTTAGCAGGCATCCCTGATTCTGACACCGACGAAGAAGAAAATAAcgatgacgatgatgaagatTTCAGCACTCACCAAAGTCGTCGTACACCAACACGACACCGTCGCAAACAAAGAAAACTCTCTTCTTACAATCACCAATTTACCCCTAATTCCTCTAACAATTCTGATTGGTCGGAACAAGCAACATCTGTACTTTTAGAAATTTGGGGTGAAAGATTTCTTCAATTGGGAAGAAGTAGTTTAAGGAGTGATGATTGGAACGATGTAGCTGAGCGCGTATCGGATGTTACTAGGTCGAAACGCAGCGTTTTAGATTGTCAAAACAGATTGAATGTGCTTAAATTGAAGTATAAGAAGGAAAAAGCTAAAGTTAGTGGCATTGGAGGTGGAAATAGTAAATGGGTTCATTTTAAAAAGATGGATGTTTTTTTGACAATGTTACCTAGACAATTACAGCAGCAAGAACAGTTTGGGTTAGCTTGTGGGGTTGATTCAGGCGAATTCGTGTTTATGAATCCGAGGTTCTATTTGGATCATTCGAATGCATGTGATGAAATGAGGGATAGCCCCGGAAATTCTGAATTCGAGTTGGGGGAGGGTGATGAGGGTGAGGATGAGGAGGACGATGAGGAGGTCAATGAAGAAGAGGCGAATGAGTCATATAGGATGTTGTCTGAATCGATTAAGAGGGTGGGAGATATATATGAGAAGATTGAGGATAGTAAGAAGGTTCATATGATGGAATTGGAGAGAATGAGGTTGGAGTTTCAGAAAGAATTAGAGGAACAAAAGAAGGAAATGATGGATCGAACGAAGACCGAGATTGCAAAGTCGAAGGAAAAGGGTGATGAGGGTAGTGATTGTTCTGTTGAGAATATGAGTGAATAA